A genomic region of Pantoea alfalfae contains the following coding sequences:
- a CDS encoding DNA methyltransferase: MSRFMRGDSVEIMANFPDNSIDFILTDPPYLVGFKDRSGRSIAGDVSDKWVLPASREMFRVLKNNSLAVSFYGWNRVDIFMQAWKAAGFRVVGHLVFTKTYSSKSAFVGYQHESAYLLAKGRPPLPAKPLPDVMPWQYTGNRHHPTEKPVSVLQPLIETFTKPGDLILDPFAGSGSTCVAAYQCGRRWIGIELLEQYHTAGLRRLGELRAARSAHAA; the protein is encoded by the coding sequence ATGTCCCGATTCATGCGTGGCGACAGCGTAGAGATCATGGCCAACTTTCCGGATAACAGCATCGACTTTATTCTGACAGATCCCCCGTACCTCGTCGGCTTTAAGGACCGGTCCGGCCGTTCGATCGCGGGCGACGTGAGCGACAAATGGGTGCTGCCGGCCAGCCGTGAAATGTTCCGCGTGCTCAAAAACAACAGCCTGGCGGTGAGTTTCTACGGCTGGAACCGCGTAGACATTTTTATGCAAGCATGGAAAGCGGCGGGCTTCCGCGTCGTCGGGCACCTTGTGTTTACCAAAACCTACTCATCGAAATCGGCGTTTGTCGGGTATCAGCATGAAAGCGCCTACCTGCTGGCCAAAGGACGCCCGCCGCTGCCGGCTAAACCCTTACCTGACGTGATGCCCTGGCAGTATACGGGCAACCGGCACCACCCGACCGAAAAGCCGGTGAGCGTGTTGCAGCCGCTTATCGAAACCTTCACGAAGCCCGGAGATTTAATTCTGGACCCGTTTGCAGGCTCCGGCTCGACCTGTGTTGCCGCATACCAGTGTGGCCGCCGCTGGATCGGTATCGAACTGCTGGAGCAATACCATACCGCCGGCCTGCGCCGCTTGGGAGAACTGCGCGCCGCCCGTTCTGCCCATGCCGCATAA
- a CDS encoding S24 family peptidase, whose amino-acid sequence MAFQSPAQNYTETRLNLGDLVYLSPYSTYLMRSESDCAGAGIVKGSVLAIDRALKPVHGQIIVAEFDGELTLRRLLLNPVPALQALDADETVVLLDVNQPLPVWGVVAYALTDVAGIGFNGPAGE is encoded by the coding sequence ATGGCCTTTCAGAGTCCCGCTCAGAACTACACTGAAACGCGCCTGAACCTGGGCGATCTGGTATATCTTTCTCCTTACTCAACCTATCTGATGCGCAGTGAATCCGACTGTGCCGGCGCCGGAATTGTTAAAGGCTCTGTGCTGGCCATTGATCGCGCACTGAAGCCGGTACATGGCCAGATTATCGTTGCAGAGTTTGACGGTGAGCTGACGCTGAGGCGGCTGCTGCTTAACCCGGTTCCTGCCCTGCAGGCGCTGGACGCCGACGAGACTGTCGTGCTGCTCGATGTAAACCAGCCCCTTCCCGTGTGGGGTGTGGTGGCCTATGCCCTGACCGATGTGGCCGGGATAGGTTTTAACGGACCGGCGGGAGAATAA
- the gapS4b gene encoding GapS4b family protein yields the protein MKSDIDFIPSGDELKNLVSQQNCTSTMINNLLKERGLFCGISEKSGTVPNLITSLLSPDESYELLGSIKTKEKLDKVNFRNFNLTQDVDLLDEVSGFIEVGKITKNGYLNYEITDFSDFTSLDAKSNNSVIMEFEICKTDILDDWYITEKFFKGSVEIKKDINSINGDAQLLMNIKLNHTSPETKEIAENVITLIESHLEDKQIIEHSPHRGRVLMDDFENENRVRFLKDLASLHIGYLFYHKKIDDVHFNPDHSTGYENQPDAVTNFLEKDIEQYRVKGNLENIISIKWKHIHPYVRVTKVVASYTISFETYLGECKVAYEFSEYGRKTPENPELCITFINIKVKNASPTKMHEIQAKIMREIELRKVELLSKYRKVVVDTEPDN from the coding sequence ATGAAAAGTGATATTGATTTCATACCATCTGGAGATGAACTGAAAAACTTAGTGAGTCAGCAAAACTGCACCTCTACTATGATAAATAATTTACTTAAAGAAAGGGGCCTTTTTTGTGGCATATCTGAAAAGTCAGGCACGGTGCCTAACTTAATCACTTCTTTGTTGAGCCCTGATGAATCATATGAGTTACTGGGCAGTATAAAAACAAAAGAAAAACTCGATAAGGTAAATTTTAGAAACTTTAATCTAACCCAAGATGTTGATTTACTTGATGAAGTAAGTGGGTTTATCGAAGTTGGTAAAATTACTAAAAATGGTTACTTAAATTATGAAATTACAGATTTTAGTGACTTCACATCATTAGATGCTAAAAGCAACAACTCTGTGATAATGGAGTTCGAAATCTGCAAAACTGATATATTAGATGATTGGTATATAACAGAGAAGTTTTTTAAAGGCTCAGTGGAAATTAAGAAAGATATTAATAGTATCAATGGCGATGCGCAGCTATTGATGAATATCAAGCTAAACCATACCTCTCCAGAGACTAAAGAAATAGCTGAAAATGTTATAACATTGATAGAGAGTCATTTAGAGGATAAACAAATTATCGAACACTCTCCTCATAGAGGCAGGGTCTTGATGGATGATTTCGAAAATGAAAACAGGGTGAGATTTTTAAAAGATCTAGCCTCGCTTCATATAGGGTATTTGTTTTATCACAAAAAAATTGATGATGTGCACTTTAATCCTGATCATTCAACTGGCTATGAAAATCAACCAGATGCCGTTACAAACTTTCTTGAAAAGGATATTGAACAGTACAGGGTCAAAGGAAATCTGGAAAATATAATATCTATTAAATGGAAACATATACACCCCTATGTTCGTGTCACTAAAGTTGTAGCAAGCTATACAATCAGCTTCGAAACATATTTAGGCGAATGTAAAGTCGCATACGAATTCAGTGAATATGGTAGAAAGACTCCGGAAAACCCTGAGTTATGCATTACCTTCATCAATATAAAAGTCAAAAACGCATCACCTACCAAAATGCACGAAATACAAGCAAAAATTATGCGTGAAATCGAATTGCGGAAAGTAGAGCTACTTTCTAAATATAGAAAAGTTGTTGTTGATACTGAACCAGACAACTAA
- the umuC gene encoding translesion error-prone DNA polymerase V subunit UmuC: MFALADANNFYASCETVFRPDLRGKPIVVVSNNDGCVIARSAEAKRLGIKMAAPLFLNERFFRQNGVHVFSSNYELYGDMSARMMAILGEMAAGQEVYSIDESFLDVTGIDSLIPLEAFGQQMRERIRRETGLIIGVGFGPTKTLAKLANHAAKKWTQTGGVVDLSSKIRQRKLLHLIDVGDIWGIGPRITKRMLQLGITTALQLADSNISMIRKNFDVIVERSTRELNGESCIALEDAPPPKQHILNSRSFGERVTKLEDMQQAIVLYATRASEKLREQNSRCRHISVSIATARHGNEPQYSNTASRICDYPTNDTRDIIESALRGLNTIWREGYRYAKAGVMLGDFYQSGIAQFDMFSEQQPRANADALMAALDGINRSGKGKVFFAGQGDRDSSWQMKREMLSPRYTTRLKDIPRIK; encoded by the coding sequence ATGTTTGCGCTGGCCGATGCCAATAATTTTTACGCATCCTGTGAAACCGTATTCAGGCCCGATCTGCGTGGTAAACCTATCGTCGTTGTTTCGAACAATGATGGCTGCGTGATCGCACGCTCGGCAGAGGCAAAACGCCTCGGGATAAAAATGGCGGCGCCGCTGTTTCTGAATGAGCGTTTCTTCAGGCAGAACGGCGTGCACGTGTTCAGTTCTAATTACGAACTGTATGGCGACATGTCTGCGCGGATGATGGCCATACTGGGCGAAATGGCCGCGGGTCAGGAGGTTTACTCCATTGATGAATCGTTTCTTGATGTCACTGGCATCGATAGCCTGATCCCCCTTGAAGCGTTCGGACAGCAGATGCGCGAGCGAATCCGGCGTGAAACGGGGCTGATTATCGGCGTAGGATTCGGACCAACGAAGACACTGGCCAAACTGGCCAATCATGCGGCAAAGAAGTGGACGCAGACCGGTGGCGTCGTGGATTTGTCCAGCAAAATCCGGCAGCGTAAACTCCTGCACCTGATCGACGTCGGGGATATCTGGGGTATTGGCCCGCGCATTACTAAACGCATGCTCCAGCTGGGGATTACAACGGCTCTGCAGCTGGCTGACAGCAACATCAGCATGATACGGAAAAACTTCGACGTTATTGTTGAGCGCTCTACTCGCGAGCTTAATGGTGAGTCCTGTATTGCACTGGAAGATGCCCCGCCACCAAAGCAGCACATTTTAAACTCGCGATCTTTTGGCGAAAGAGTCACAAAACTGGAAGATATGCAGCAGGCAATCGTGCTGTATGCCACACGTGCGTCAGAAAAACTCAGAGAGCAGAATTCGCGCTGCCGACATATCAGTGTTTCAATCGCCACTGCACGTCACGGTAATGAACCGCAATATTCGAATACCGCCTCTCGCATCTGTGATTATCCGACGAACGATACCCGCGACATCATTGAGTCAGCGCTTCGCGGCCTCAACACCATCTGGCGGGAAGGCTATCGGTACGCTAAAGCGGGCGTCATGCTGGGAGATTTTTATCAGTCAGGTATTGCGCAGTTTGACATGTTCAGTGAGCAGCAGCCGCGTGCGAACGCAGATGCGCTAATGGCAGCACTGGACGGTATTAATCGATCCGGGAAAGGGAAAGTCTTTTTCGCGGGTCAGGGTGATCGCGACAGTTCATGGCAGATGAAACGTGAAATGCTGTCTCCGCGTTATACAACGAGACTAAAAGATATCCCAAGAATAAAGTAA